The Clostridium aceticum genomic interval ACATAGCCCTTATAATAACAAAGGGAACCTGGTTCAGGTAACAAGTATGTCCAATAGCAGCTCCTTCCATTTCTGTACAATAAGCTTGAAATACCTCTTGTAAGCGGTCCTTTAAAGAACTGCTGCTTACAAAAACATCTCCAGATACAATTTTTCCCTTAAATACCTTTTGAGCCTTCAAAACCTTAGCTGCAGCCTCATAAGCTTTTTCCATCAAGACCTCACTTGCCTTGAAAATAGAGGTTTCCATTCGTGGTATTTCTCCTATGCCATATCCAAAACCAGTAACGTCAAAATCGTGTTGCTGTACTTCTGTTGAAATCACTACATCCAAAACTTCTAAATCACCATGAATGGCCCCTGCTACACCAGTATTAATGACGGTACCTGCCCCCAGTTGTCCAATCAATACTTGAGTACAAACTGCTGCATTTACCTTGCCAATACCGCATCGTACTAATACAATATCCTTACCTGTCAAAGTGCCTATATAAAAATCCATATTGGCTATATGCTTAACTTCCTTAATCTCCATCTCTTCTTTTAAAATATCTACTTCTTCATCCATTGCTCCAATAATTCCTATCTTGCTCATCTATTTACCTCCTTTTATTTGCAAAGTCATTTTTCTATTTAGTTTTTCTTAAAGTATAAGTTTTTATATGATCGTTTATACAAAGCCAAAATCTCGTTCTCCACAAAGATTTAGAACGAGACTTTTTGTCTAATATAAAAAGAACCATAACTTCTTAGCCCTCTTGTAATTCTTCCTTTGTTTCTAGTAAAACTTCTAATTGAGACTGTAATAAGGTTTTATATCGGGTTTTGAATATTTCCATTTGTCTTTTAACTTCTTCATATTCATGTCTTACATGTTCTACATCCTTCTTAGCGCCATTAATGATTTCTTTTGCCTGCATCTCAGCTTCTTCAATAATTAATTGAGCTTTTTTAGCAGCATTACTTTTTACTTCTTCTGCTGTGTTCTGTGCCACTACCAAGGTGTTTTTTAAGGTTTCTTCCAAATTTTTATATTGTTCCACCTGTTGATGTGACTTTTCCATTTTATCCTTCAGTTCACCATTTTCCTTAAATAGTTTTTCATAGTGTACCATAACTTCATCTAAAAATTCATCTACTTCATTGTCCTTATAACCTCTAAACCCCTTTTTAAACTCCTTGTTTTGGATATCTAAAGGCGTAAGCATGTAAATCACCTCCATCATTATATTGGTTTCTTCAGTTTAATGTGCACCCTACCTGATTTGGTTTTACCTTGAAGATCTTCCACAATTACTCTTCCCTTGCCTCTAACCGAAATAACATCTCCATTACCTATTTCAAAGAAATTTTTGTTAGCAATACCCCAATTTATATAAACTTTTTCTTTAGCTATTAGGTTTTGAGCTTCAGCCCTTGAAACCTTAAATCCTAGGCTGACAATACTATCCAATCTTAAAGATGCAACAGTCCCGCTTATCTCCTTATAGCTAATCTCCAAAGCCTTTATTTCTCTCAAATCTATTTCTTTAACATCTATAGACGTATTTCCTACTTTATTTAAGTGGAGTTGAAGAAAGTCCTTCAATTCCTCTTTTAAAATTATTTGGCATTTATCTTGATTAATTATGATATCTCCAATTTTTTCACGCCTTATTCCTAAGGAAAGAATACTTCCTAAATAATCCCTATGATTTAAAGTCTTGAATTGAATGTTTCCTGTGAGTTCTAAAGCACCTAAAGGCATTTTTATAGTTTCCTCTGCTAAATAATCTTGAAAAATAACTAATACTTTTCTTTCCGCCTCTTTGTGCCCTCCTGTTGCAATCCAGCCAATATCCTGAAAATCAGA includes:
- a CDS encoding 5'-methylthioadenosine/adenosylhomocysteine nucleosidase, whose amino-acid sequence is MSKIGIIGAMDEEVDILKEEMEIKEVKHIANMDFYIGTLTGKDIVLVRCGIGKVNAAVCTQVLIGQLGAGTVINTGVAGAIHGDLEVLDVVISTEVQQHDFDVTGFGYGIGEIPRMETSIFKASEVLMEKAYEAAAKVLKAQKVFKGKIVSGDVFVSSSSLKDRLQEVFQAYCTEMEGAAIGHTCYLNQVPFVIIRAMSDKADGSAHANFSEFVEAASENSKEIVMHMLRQM
- a CDS encoding DivIVA domain-containing protein, coding for MLTPLDIQNKEFKKGFRGYKDNEVDEFLDEVMVHYEKLFKENGELKDKMEKSHQQVEQYKNLEETLKNTLVVAQNTAEEVKSNAAKKAQLIIEEAEMQAKEIINGAKKDVEHVRHEYEEVKRQMEIFKTRYKTLLQSQLEVLLETKEELQEG
- a CDS encoding RNA-binding protein; translated protein: MVNKETYIQHIKDQDLKQLLVKVLDQVEIVLKTHDVKSTDFLNPYELRTVTQMLSDFQDIGWIATGGHKEAERKVLVIFQDYLAEETIKMPLGALELTGNIQFKTLNHRDYLGSILSLGIRREKIGDIIINQDKCQIILKEELKDFLQLHLNKVGNTSIDVKEIDLREIKALEISYKEISGTVASLRLDSIVSLGFKVSRAEAQNLIAKEKVYINWGIANKNFFEIGNGDVISVRGKGRVIVEDLQGKTKSGRVHIKLKKPI